One window from the genome of Salvia miltiorrhiza cultivar Shanhuang (shh) chromosome 7, IMPLAD_Smil_shh, whole genome shotgun sequence encodes:
- the LOC130995168 gene encoding ankyrin repeat-containing protein At5g02620-like encodes MVKEVVERKLYNAVSKGDLTTLKQLLQEDPYLVHEAPFACSRNLLHVAAMHGQSAIVEEVLRMNRRLARIPDSQKSSPLHIAAAEGHVIIASKLLSVAPEMCWWRDDQGMNPVHVAAMNGHVELVKHLLGESCLPAMERLHRGQTVLHLCVKHGQLSALKVLVEKLGEFVCAKDDDGETLLHLAVRCNQVETIRYLVENKTVERQTRNSMGKTALQVLKESPPHTATYEKIKGILINLSNESYFEALPKMTDVTMVVVVLIATMAFQVAVNPPGGVWQDDKPTHRAGQAVMASTHPKMYGHLVRANTTAFIASLITIFLVTTGLPSTNILFMAVAMYAMCVSLVAIAISYGASVAMITHTTRRQAVGHLIMTVLAVVLNLFALITAYVVIRKLYLSCKRKKRQQQDLIDDTFVCPVFYWIFQQLETRGFLSG; translated from the exons ATGGTGAAAGAAGTAGTTGAAAGGAAACTCTACAATGCTGTATCAAAAGGGGATCTAACAACACTTAAACAACTTCTTCAAGAAGATCCATATCTTGTTCATGAAGCCCCGTTTGCATGTTCAAGAAATCTTCTACACGTAGCAGCAATGCACGGACAATCAGCCATCGTTGAAGAGGTGTTGAGGATGAATCGACGTCTAGCTCGGATTCCAGACTCCCAGAAATCATCGCCTCTCCACATCGCAGCAGCAGAAGGGCACGTCATCATCGCCTCAAAACTGCTATCAGTTGCCCCGGAGATGTGCTGGTGGCGCGACGACCAAGGCATGAACCCGGTTCATGTTGCCGCCATGAACGGGCATGTCGAGTTAGTCAAGCATCTCCTTGGAGAGAGTTGTTTGCCTGCTATGGAGAGACTGCATCGCGGGCAGACTGTGCTGCACCTGTGTGTGAAACATGGTCAGCTTAGTGCATTGAAGGTTTTGGTGGAGAAGTTGGGAGAGTTTGTGTGTGCCAAAGATGATGATGGCGAGACACTCTTGCATTTGGCTGTCAGGTGCAATCAAGTTGAG ACTATACGATACTTGGTGGAAAACAAAACTGTGGAGAGGCAAACACGAAACTCGATGGGCAAAACAGCGCTGCAGGTCTTGAAGGAGAGCCCTCCACACACAGCTACCTACGAAAAAATCAAAGGAATcttgataaatttatctaacGAATCATATTTCGAAGCCCTCCCCAAGATGACCGACGTcacgatggtggtggtggtcctGATCGCCACCATGGCGTTCCAGGTGGCCGTCAACCCCCCAGGCGGCGTGTGGCAGGACGATAAGCCTACACACAGGGCCGGCCAGGCCGTGATGGCGTCCACCCATCCCAAGATGTACGGACACTTGGTGCGTGCCAACACCACGGCCTTCATCGCATCTCTCATCACGATCTTCCTCGTCACCACGGGCCTCCCGTCCACCAATATTTTATTCATGGCGGTGGCCATGTACGCGATGTGTGTGTCGCTGGTGGCCATCGCGATCAGTTACGGAGCTTCCGTGGCGATGATCACTCATACTACGAGGAGGCAAGCGGTGGGGCATTTGATTATGACAGTGCTGGCGGTGGTTTTGAACCTGTTTGCATTGATAACGGCGTATGTTGTTATAAGGAAGTTGTACTTGTCGTGCAAGAGGAAGAAACGGCAGCAGCAAGATCTCATAGACGATACTTTCGTCTGCCCCGTCTTCTACTGGATTTTCCAGCAGTTGGAGACGCGAGGGTTTTTGAGTGGCTAA
- the LOC130994521 gene encoding ankyrin repeat-containing protein At5g02620-like, translating to MHGQSAIVEEVLRMNPRLARIPDSQKSSPLHIAAAEGHVKIASELLSVAPEMCWWRDDQGMNPVHVAAMNGHVELVEHLLGESCLPAMDRLHRGQTVLHLCVKHGQFRALKVLVEKLGELVCAKDDDGETVLHLAVRCNQTIQYLVDNKTVERQTRNSMGKTALQVLNESLPHTATYTKIKRILINLSNESYFEVLHKMTDVTMVVVILIATMAFQAAMSPPGGMWEHETLSHRAGEAVLASTNPTMYRHLVRANTTAFVSSLITIFLITTGLASTNFFFMSAAVYATWVSLSAIVISYGTSVAVITPKNKAMNLIVTLLAVDLNTFGLILAYVVIRKLYLTWKTKKRQQQDLTADAFVRRVFYWIFHQLETRVFLRGDR from the exons ATGCACGGACAATCAGCCATCGTTGAAGAGGTGTTGAGGATGAATCCACGTCTAGCTCGGATTCCAGACTCCCAGAAATCATCGCCTCTCCACATCGCAGCAGCAGAAGGGCACGTCAAGATCGCCTCAGAACTGCTATCAGTTGCCCCGGAGATGTGCTGGTGGCGCGACGACCAAGGCATGAACCCGGTTCATGTTGCCGCCATGAACGGGCATGTCGAGTTAGTCGAGCATCTCCTTGGAGAGAGTTGTTTGCCTGCTATGGATAGGCTGCATCGCGGGCAGACTGTGTTGCACCTGTGTGTGAAACATGGTCAGTTTAGGGCGTTGAAGGTTTTGGTGGAGAAATTGGGAGAGCTTGTGTGTGCAAAGGATGATGATGGCGAGACAGTCTTGCATTTGGCCGTCAGGTGCAATCAA ACTATACAATACTTGGTGGATAACAAAACCGTGGAGAGGCAAACACGAAACTCGATGGGCAAAACAGCGCTGCAAGTCTTGAACGAGAGCCTTCCACACACAGCTACCTACACAAAAATCAAACGAAtcttgataaatttatcaaacgAATCATATTTCGAAGTTCTTCATAAGATGACCGACGTCACGATGGTGGTGGTGATCCTGATCGCCACCATGGCGTTCCAGGCGGCCATGAGCCCCCCGGGCGGCATGTGGGAGCACGAAACGCTGTCACACAGGGCCGGCGAGGCCGTGCTGGCGTCGACGAATCCCACGATGTACAGACACTTGGTGCGCGCCAACACCACGGCCTTCGTCTCATCTCTCATCACCATCTTCCTCATCACCACCGGCCTCGCGTCCACCAATTTTTTCTTCATGTCGGCGGCCGTGTACGCGACGTGGGTGTCGCTGTCGGCCATCGTGATCAGTTATGGAACTTCTGTGGCGGTGATCACACCTAAGAATAAGGCCATGAATCTGATTGTGACATTGTTGGCGGTGGATTTGAACACTTTTGGATTGATATTGGCGTATGTTGTTATAAGGAAGCTGTACTTGACGTGGAAGACGAAGAAACGGCAACAGCAAGATCTCACAGCCGATGCTTTCGTCCGCCGCGTCTTCTATTGGATTTTCCATCAGTTGGAGACGCGGGTGTTTTTGAGAGGCGATCGTTGA